From Sporosarcina sp. Te-1, the proteins below share one genomic window:
- the rplX gene encoding 50S ribosomal protein L24 encodes MHVKKGDKVKVITGKDKGKTGVILSVLPNKERVLVEGINIVKKHTKPNQANPQGGIVSMEAAIHVSNVMLIDPKSGEPTRIGYKYEEKTEGGKTYRIKSRVAKKSGEVLDVISKKELKEKN; translated from the coding sequence ATGCACGTTAAAAAAGGCGATAAAGTAAAAGTTATCACTGGGAAAGACAAAGGTAAAACAGGTGTCATTCTCTCAGTACTTCCAAACAAAGAACGAGTTCTTGTCGAAGGTATTAACATCGTCAAAAAGCATACAAAACCGAACCAAGCAAATCCTCAAGGAGGCATTGTGAGCATGGAAGCAGCAATCCATGTTTCCAACGTAATGCTAATCGATCCTAAATCGGGTGAACCTACTCGCATCGGTTATAAGTACGAGGAAAAAACGGAAGGCGGTAAAACATACCGCATCAAATCCCGGGTTGCTAAAAAATCCGGTGAAGTACTTGACGTAATTAGCAAAAAAGAACTTAAAGAAAAAAATTAA
- the rpsN gene encoding 30S ribosomal protein S14 — protein sequence MAKKSMIVKQKRTPKFKVQEYTRCERCGRPHSVYRKFKLCRICFRELAYKGQIPGVKKASW from the coding sequence GTGGCTAAAAAATCAATGATCGTTAAACAGAAACGTACGCCAAAGTTCAAAGTACAAGAATATACACGTTGCGAACGCTGTGGTCGTCCGCACTCCGTATATCGTAAATTCAAACTTTGCCGTATTTGTTTCCGCGAACTTGCATATAAGGGACAAATCCCAGGCGTTAAAAAAGCTAGCTGGTAA
- the rplF gene encoding 50S ribosomal protein L6: protein MSRIGKKPIEVPENVTVTISDDNHVTVKGPKGELTNTFNSDIKIEQEGNVITLIRPSDAKEHRSIHGTTRSLLNNMVVGVSQGFERTLELVGVGYRAQLQGKKLVLNVGYSHPVEFTPEEGIEVEVPSNTKIIVRGINKERVGALASNIRQVRPPEPYKGKGIKYEGEQVRRKEGKTGK, encoded by the coding sequence ATGTCCCGTATTGGCAAAAAGCCGATTGAGGTGCCGGAAAACGTAACAGTCACAATTTCTGATGACAACCACGTTACTGTAAAAGGCCCGAAAGGCGAACTTACAAATACATTTAATTCTGATATTAAAATCGAACAAGAGGGCAATGTCATCACTTTGATTCGTCCTTCTGACGCGAAAGAACACCGTTCCATCCACGGAACAACTCGTTCACTATTGAACAACATGGTCGTAGGTGTATCCCAAGGATTCGAGCGTACTCTTGAACTTGTCGGTGTTGGTTACCGTGCGCAACTTCAAGGTAAGAAGCTTGTATTGAACGTAGGATACTCCCATCCGGTTGAGTTCACACCAGAAGAAGGAATCGAAGTTGAAGTTCCTTCCAATACAAAGATTATTGTTCGCGGCATCAACAAAGAGCGTGTAGGTGCTCTTGCTTCGAACATCAGACAAGTACGTCCGCCAGAGCCTTACAAAGGTAAAGGTATCAAGTACGAAGGCGAACAAGTCCGCCGTAAAGAAGGAAAAACAGGTAAATAA
- the rplE gene encoding 50S ribosomal protein L5: protein MSRLKDKFVKEITPALMSKFEYKSVMQVPKVEKIVINMGVGDAVQNSKALDAAVEDLTTISGQKPVVTKAKKSIAGFRLREGMPIGAKVTLRGDRMYEFLDKLIAVSLPRVRDFRGVSKKAFDGRGNYTLGVKEQLIFPEIDYDKVSKVRGMDIVIVTTANSDEEARELLTQFGMPFQK from the coding sequence ATGAGCCGTCTGAAAGATAAATTTGTAAAAGAAATCACACCTGCTCTAATGAGCAAGTTTGAATATAAGTCTGTCATGCAAGTACCAAAAGTTGAAAAAATCGTCATCAACATGGGTGTAGGCGATGCAGTTCAAAACTCGAAAGCACTTGATGCGGCAGTAGAAGATTTAACGACTATTTCTGGTCAAAAACCAGTTGTAACGAAAGCGAAGAAGTCAATCGCTGGGTTCCGTCTACGTGAAGGAATGCCGATCGGAGCGAAAGTAACACTACGTGGAGATCGCATGTATGAGTTCCTTGACAAGCTGATCGCAGTTTCACTTCCACGTGTACGTGACTTCCGCGGAGTTTCTAAAAAGGCATTCGATGGTCGCGGTAACTATACGCTAGGTGTTAAAGAACAGCTCATTTTCCCTGAAATTGACTACGATAAAGTATCAAAAGTACGTGGAATGGATATCGTCATCGTTACGACTGCAAACTCCGATGAAGAAGCACGCGAGTTATTGACGCAGTTCGGCATGCCGTTCCAAAAGTAA
- the rpsH gene encoding 30S ribosomal protein S8, whose product MTMSDPIADMLTRIRNANMVRHEKLEVPASNMKKEIAEILKREGFVRDVEYVEDSKQGIIRIFLKYGQNNERVITGLKRISKPGLRVYAKTNEVPKVLNGLGIALVSTSHGLLTDKEARAKQVGGEVVAYVW is encoded by the coding sequence ATGACAATGAGTGATCCGATTGCAGATATGCTTACACGCATCCGTAACGCGAACATGGTTCGCCACGAGAAGCTTGAGGTACCTGCTTCAAATATGAAAAAAGAAATCGCTGAAATCTTGAAGCGTGAAGGTTTCGTCCGCGATGTCGAATACGTGGAAGATAGCAAACAAGGCATCATCCGCATTTTCTTGAAATATGGTCAAAATAACGAGCGTGTTATCACTGGTCTTAAACGTATTTCAAAACCGGGTCTTCGCGTTTATGCTAAAACGAACGAAGTGCCTAAAGTTTTGAATGGTCTAGGTATCGCCCTCGTTTCCACATCACATGGTCTCCTTACAGATAAGGAAGCTCGTGCAAAACAAGTAGGCGGAGAAGTCGTAGCTTACGTTTGGTAA